DNA from Candidatus Cloacimonas acidaminovorans str. Evry:
CTAATGCCAAATTCATCTGCTGCTTGCTGAAGGCCTATATTTAATGCCAGTTTCATAATTTGTTGCGCTTGTGTTTCCGGAGCTAATAAACTTGCTGTTTTAGGCAATGCCTGCACAAAAATGGTATTATACAGAGTAAGGGTCTTGGTGCTCTGTATTTTTTGATACATAATCCAGCCCTTTTCATAAGGAAGGGGTTCACTGCACAATCCATTTTCCAGTCCTAACAGAGCATTTTGAATTTCCCAAGGCAATTCTTCCGTTTTTTGATAGCCGTTATCAATAAAACTTACCAGAGAATTTTTGTTTTCCAGATTAGCAATAATATCCTTTATATCAATTCCCCGGACAAGTTCGTTCCGAATAAATTCAGCAGTATTTTTGGCATCAGAGAGTTCTGTGCTGTCCGGAATAACAGGAATGGAACAATAGCCCAAACGATAAAACTGCCATAAACGAAATTGCTCTAAATTTGTTTGATACCAGGCACTGATTTCTGCATCAGATAAAGAAATTTCTAATTGGGAGGGAGCAAAAATATAGAGCTCCAAATCTGCATTACTGGCAATAATCTGTTCTACCTGTTTGCGGATTTTGGAACTGAGCATTTCCTCTTCTATCAACACTTTTTGCAGTTTTAGAATAGGAATAACATTTTCCTGATAGTGTTTTCTTAAGGCAGCTAAATTTTCCGGTTGATCGGTCATCAGCGATTGCAGATACAACTTTTTGTCAAATTTACCATTAACCTGAAAGCGAGGGGATTTGATTATATGCTCGGGAATGGAATTAGAAAGTGTATCCAGAACTTCTGCAACACTGGCAGAAATGTTATACTTTTTATAATAATCCTGCAGAATTATTGCTTTGGTGATATCACGCCAGGTCTCATTATGTAATTTTTCCTTTTCTTCCTTTGTGGGAGTGCGTCCTGTCTGATAACCAAAAATAGCATAATGACCACGGTAGGAATTAAAAAAATCCTCCAGAGAAATCTCTGTTCCATTCACGCTTCCTGCCACGGAAGAGGAATTTGTAGCGCAGGAAACAAGGAAAAATAAACCCAGCAGGGTAATAACAATAAATGTAGGAAGCTTGTTCATTTTTCTCCTAAAAGTTGATTTTGAATCTTTTGCAGATATTGAAATGCCTCTATAGGAGAAAGTTTATTCAAATCAATCTCCTTGATTTCATTTATTATAGGATCGTTTTCACTGGCTTTATCGGCTAAAATCTCAAAAATATCAATCTGAGGAACATCCCGCACTAATTTCTTACGGATGGTTGCAGTTAAACCCTGAGGACTGATTTCATGCTCTTCCAGGTTTTTTAAGATTTCTTTGGCACGGCGGATAACCTTTTCGGGAATTCCTGCCAAACGGGCAACCTGTATTCCGTAACTCTGGTCTGCCCCACCGCGTTCAATTTTACGAATAAAAATCATTTCCTCATTCCATTGCTTTACGGCTACATTGTAATTTTTTATATCCGGATAAAGATTTTCCAGTTCTGTTAGCTCATGATAATGAGTAGCAAAAAGGGTTAAAGAATGTTTGTATTTTTGAATATATTCAATAATAGCCCAAGCTAAGGATAAGCCATCAAAAGTAGAAGTTCCTCTGCCAATTTCATCCAGTAAAATAAGGGAATTAGAAGTGGCAGAATGCAGGATATTAGCGGTTTCTATCATTTCCACTAAAAAAGTGCTTTGACCTTGAGCCAAATTATCGGAAGCTCCAACTCTGGTAAAAACACGATCAAAAACAGGCAGGGTCATTTTACTTGCCGGCACAAAACTTCCCATTTGAGCTAAAATAACCAGCAAACCAACTTGTCTTAAATAGGTTGATTTTCCTGCCATATTGGGTCCTGTAATAATAGCAATACTGGTTTCAGGATAATCCAGATGGGTGTCATTCGGAATGAATTTATCGCTTTCCATCAGTTTCTCAATAACGGGATGCCTGCCATCTATAATATGCAATTCCCGGCTTTCAGTAAAAACGGGACGGGAATATTGATTCTGCCAGGCAAGAAATGCCAAAGAAGAAAGAACATCCAATTCAGCAATAACTTCGCTCAATTGTTGAAAACGAGGCAATGATTCAGCTAAGTTTTGACGCAGTTCTTTAAATAGTTCATATTCCAAATTCTTAATCTTCTCTTCCGAAGAAAGCACTTTTGCCTCAAATTCCTTTAAGCGTGGTGAAATAAAGCGTTCACTATTGGTCAATGTCTGTTTGGGAATATAATAATCCGGCACTTTATTTTTGTTGGCAGAACTCACCTCTATATAATAGCCAAAAACACGATTATAACCAACTTTCAAATTATTAATACCCGTTTTCCGGCGTTCATCTTCTTCCAAACGAGCTATCCAGCTTTTACCGTCATAAATAATATCCATTAGCTCATCCAGTTCAGGATTATAGCCCTTGGCAAAAATTCCGCCTTCGGTTATAGAAATAGGTGGATTATCGTTAATAGCTTTTTCAATGAGTGCTATAATATCCTCAAAACTACCCATATTCTGTTGCCAGACAGCAAATTGGGGATGTTCAAAAGTGCTTAGTTTGGTTTGCAGATTTCTGGCTGAATACAAATAGGACTTTAGCGCAATAAGTTCTCTGGGGTTTATTCTTAAAGAGCCCAAACGGGTAACCAAACGGGTAATATCTCCAATTTCCTTTAAGATTAAACGCAGTTCTTTTAAATGGCTGCTTTTATCAATAAAGGACTGAATGATATCCTGCCTAAAAGTGATTTCCTTGATGTCTAAAAGAGGATGCAACAGCCATTGCTGTAAAAGCCGCGAACCCATTGGAGTCATTGTTTGGTCTATAACCGAAAGTAAACTGCCATATTTTGTGCCATAGCGTATTGAACGAACCAGTTCCAGATTTCTTCTGCTGATTTCATCCAGCTGCATATATTGGGAAAGTGAATAATATCTTAACGAAGAAATATGATTAAAAGGAGTATTGTAAAGTCCTTGCACATAAGCTAATGCTGCACCTGCTGCTGTAGCCCCCAAAAGTTTATTATGAGCTCCGTAGGGTTCTAAAGTGGTAACTCCAAAATGTTTTTTTAAAGTTGCAATTGCTTCTTGGGGTTGAAACTGCCAGCTGTCAAAAACAGTAATCGTAGGCAAGGTCTCTAAAGGCAGGGTTTTAACATATTCCTCCGCTTGTGTGCTGTCTACAATTAATTCGGCAGCCCTAAATCTTTGTAATTCATTTACCAGTTCTTCATTATCCAGTTCCGTAAAAAGAAAATCACCGGTAGAAATATCCAAATGTGCTAAGCCAATTTTCTTCTGAGGGTCATTATAATATAAGGAAGCTAAAAAAACATTGGCATTACCTTCCAGAAAGGATTGATCCAATACAGCACCGGGAGTTATAATTTCAGTTACTTCACGCTTTACCAGTCCAATTGCCTTTTTGGGGTCTTCCGTTTGTTCACAAATGGCAATTTTCAGCCCGGCTTTAATCAGCTTATCTAAATATGTATTTAATGCGTGATAGGGAAAACCGGCTAAAGGAACAGGATTTTCGTCATTCTTATTCCGCGTAGTGAGAGTTATATTCAAAATTCTGGATGCTGTGTGCGCATCCTCAAAAAATGTTTCATAAAAATCGCCCATCCGAAAAAGAATGAGCTTATCCGGATGCTTTTCTTTCACAGCATAATACTGTTTCAGCATTGGAGTAAGCTTGTTATCGTCCACTTTTAGTATGCCGTAATAAAGGAATTGATATTATTTGTTGCCAGAAGTTCTTTTGCTTCTTCTGCTTTAGCTCTATCTGGAAAAGAACCGCAGACAACAACCCAGCTTTTTTTCTCCCCGCTGACATCTTCATAATAGGCAGCCGGTATATTGAGCAGACAGATATTTATTACTAAACGATTAGCATTGCTTTCTACAGAAAACCTTCCTGCCTGCAACCAGTAACCTTCTTTGGGCTTTTCTTTTAATTTAACCGGAGTATCCTGTTTTACCTCTATCTGTTTTGTAGAAGATGAAGAGGAGGACTTGGAATCAATAGTAACACTTGGCTTTAATGTATCCGGCTGTTCTTCTTGCACAATAGTAACTTGCAAAGGTGAATAAGGGTAAAGGAAACTAATATCTATACTCGGTTTACTGCTTTTTAGCTCTAAAATACGGTCTTCTATTTGATAGGCAACCTGTGAATAGGGGTCTTGTTCATAGCCCTTACGATAGGCAGCTATGGCATCAATTGGTTTATCGGAAAGTTCATAGGCATATCCCAAACGGTAATAGAAATATTGTTCATCCATTTCGGGAAGCTTGGCATTTTGCAATTTTAGTAAAGTAGCAACTGCGCTGTATGCTTTTTTTTGTTCCAGATAACAATCTGCAATCAGATAATATGATTTCTCGGCAAATTCGCCGCGAGGTGCTAAACGCAAATAATTTTCACAATTACTGATGGCAGTAGCATAATCATCATTCCACCAGGCACATAAACCAAGCCAATAAAAGCGTTCTATGATTTCGGGGGAAGTTATGCGCCTTAAATATAAGGTTGCTTCTTCAATTTTGCGGTCAAGGATAAATATTTTTCCCAGTTCCAAGAGAGATTTCTGAGCATAAGGACTTTTGGGGAATTTTTCTATTAACCACTGATGTGCCGATATGGCATCTTCAATTTTCACTTTTAGCAAAGCATTATAAAAGCCCAAACAGGCACGCTCTTCATCATTAACAGGTTTCAGGGTGCTAATGTTGGCGGATAGCTCATCTAATTTTCCACTGTTATAAAGTTTGTCTAAATCTTGAAATTCCTTTCTAACTGCGGCAAAAACAAAACAGCATAATCCCGTCAGCAAAAAGGAAAGGAAAACTTGCTTAACAGCTGGAAAGGGACTTTTAAGCATCAATTGCTCATTGAATTTAGTAATTCTTCGTTGGTTTGGGTTGCTTGCATCTTTTTCCGCAATGTCTCTATACCTTGAATCGGAGAAATGGTCTTTAAATATTTACGCAACACATACATCCGGTTAAGCTCATTTTGTGTTAAAAGTAATTCTTCGCGTCGGGTTCCACTTTTCACTAAGTCAATTGCTGGATACAATCTCATATCACTAATAGTGCGGTCTAAAACCAGTTCCATATTACCTGTACCCTTAAATTCTTCAAAGATAACCTGGTCCATCTTACTGCCAGTATCAATTAAAGCTGTGGCAATAATAGTTAAGCTACCTGCTTCTTCAGTTTTACGAGCAGAACCGAAGAACTTTTTGGGCTTAATTAATCCGTTGGCATCAATTCCACCACTTAAAACCTTTCCGCTGGAAGGGGTTATATTATTGTATGCTCTTGCCAGACGAGTGATACTATCCAAAACAATAACTACATCCTGATGCAGTTCTACCATTCTTTTCGCTTTTTCCAAAACCATTTCGCTAACTGCGGAATGATTTTTGGGGGACTCATCAAAGGTGGAACTAATAACTTCCCTGCTTCCAGGTTTAAGGATTTTTTTCATTTCGGTAACTTCTTCAGGGCGTTCATCAACCAGCAAAACAATGAGATAAACTTCAGGATGATTACTTAAAATAGCATTTGCCGTATCTTGCAGTAAAGTTGTTTTCCCTGTTCGGGGAGCTGCCACAATTAAACCACGCTGTCCTTTTCCAATGGGCGTAAAAAGGTTTATTATTCTGGTGCTGTAATTATCAGGATCAAATTCCAGATTTAATCGTTCTGTAGGATAATAAGGGGTAAGTTCATCAAAAGGACGCAAATTCTGCATACAGTCAGGAGCCATATTATTAACTGATTCCACCCTTAAAAGAGCATAATATTTTTCTCCTTCTTTGGGGCTGCGGACAGGACCACTGACCATATTTCCGGTTTTAAGTCCGAAGCGTTTTATCTGCGTTAGCGATACATATACATCATCGCGACCTGCAGTATAGTTATTTTGGGGAAAGCGTAAGAAGCCGAAACCATCTTCCATAATTTCCAGACAACCAGTTACAAAAGCGAGCCCTTCTTGAGCTGCCTGAAATTCCAGCATCTTGAAGATTAGTTCCGTTCCTTTATATTGTGTATAGCCAGGCAAGCCAATTTTTTTTGCCAGGCGACTTAGTTGAAGTTGATTCAAGCTAAACAGATCTTCTTCAAACAGCATTCGTTATCTCCTTTATCAGCTATTCGTTATAGCATTATAATTACTTTTTTTTGTAACCGGTAATAGCCAAACGACAAGCACTGGCATAACCGATATCTTTAATGCGTTGCATCAATTCCTGTCCTTCTTTAATTAATACTTCCGTGTTTTCCATTGTCTGCAGACGTTTAATAATTTCCTGACAGTTACGCAACAAAGTAGGACAATTCTTGCTGGGATCATCTACAGGGACATAAAAATCCGTTATCTGAACTTTTTTCAGGGGCATTTTTTTAATTATATCCTGCAGTTCTTTCCGGGTAAATGTCTTTTGATGGTAAGTTCCTAAAAGGCGGTCTACCGAGGCAACCCAATGATGCATTATAATATGTGTTTCCTGAGCAGGGGTCTGTTCGCCGTCACAATACATTTCCGTAATTAACATCAAACCCTCAGGTTTTAAAACTCTTATCATTTCATTTAGAACTTTTTCCCTATTTTTAATATGGTGTAAGGCATCAGACATACAGACCATATCAAAGTAGTTATCTTCAAACTGCATATCTTCCAAATTCATACGAAAAATTTCTATATTGTTTTCCGGGAATATTTTCTGGGCATAATCCACACAGCGTTGCGAGGAATCAACTCCAATAATTTGGGTGTAGGATTTCAGATGTTGTTTGAGGGTTGTAATAAAGTCGCCTTTTCCGGTTGCTGCGTCCAAAACATTACCACCATCTACCTTGGAAAGAATTTTGATGATTTCATTCATAACAGAACTCCTCGCTTGTATTTTGATATGGGATTTTTGCCTCTATTTTTTCTTCTCTGATTGTGCAGTTCTGAGGACTGCGTTTTTATTCTTAATCTACTATTACTATAATTTTATGCCTGCCATTTTCCGTCAAGTATTATCTTTAACAGGGATGTTTAAATTGGGTAGATAGCGGATTAAATTACGGTATTGCTTCCGGATTGCAGTTATAAACCCTGGTTCGTTGTAATTGGCAAGGGTTTCTATTGTTTGTTTGCGACCATAATTATAAAAGTCCCTTGCCTTATGAAATGCAAAAGGATGACCATCTGCCATTCCTGCTTCAATTACAATATCAGGACTAAAAGTTGCTATATCACGAATTGCCAGATATGCCTGATTTTGTAAAACTGCATGAAAGATTACTTCAGTTCTGCCTAAACGCTTGGATTTGGTTATTTCATCACTTTCCAGATTAATAAAGCAGGCACTTTTTTGGGCTTCCGGCAAAACATTAACCGCAATAACTTTATCTTGGGAAAGCACAGAAGAAAAAGCTAATGGTAGAGGATGTTCAATTCCCCCGTCAATAAAAAGATACTGCTTAAATTTGTAAGGAGCAAAAAGAACAGGCAAGGAAGTAGAAGCTCTCATTGCATCAGCATAAAGTCCTTTATTAAAAAGAACGGTGCTTTTACTGATTAAATCGTAAGCACAAGCAATAAAAGGTATTCTGCCCTCTTCTATTTTTTTGCCTTCTGTCCATTTCCAAAACGCTTTCAGTAATGACTTACCATCAAAAATGCCTTGTATGGTTCGGTCTAAATTTAGCGGAGAAAATATCCTTGTGTTTTTGAAACTTTTGGCAATCTTATATATCTCCTCAGAATTAAGTCCCGAGGAATATAAACCGCCTATTATACTTCCCATACTGGAACCTATTATACTGGTTATTTCATATTGTTCTTCTAAAACACTTAAAACGCCAATATGAGCTAAACCTAATGCGGAACCACCACCTAAAATGAGAGTTGCCTTTTCTTTCATATTTCATCTATCCCCAATTTTTTCCCTTAAAGCTAAATAAAGCTAAACAGTCAAGTTTTATTTGGTTTTTTATATCATTCCCTTTTTTGCAAAATTCTTTTGTCATTCCGGCAAAAGTAGGAATCCGGATATTTTTTTACCTATATAACTGAATTTTCAATGTGGAACTTAAATTGGTTAGCGATATTTCTTTACCGAAAGGGGAATAAAAACCTCGACAGAAATTTAACCTTTTAAAATTGTGCTTTGCTAATCTGATAAGGAGGAACTGTATGATCAAAGTAGAAAACTTAAGCAAGGTCTTTACCAAAAAAGACGGAACAAACTTTTATGCTGTAGATAAAATAAATTTTACAGCCGGTGACGGTGAAATTGTTTGTCTTTTAGGTGTTAACGGAGCCGGAAAAACAACCACAATGCGTGTTCTTTCCACTATTTTTCAGCCCTCGGAAGGAACAGCCGAAATTCAGGGTTGGGATATTAAAAAACATCCTAATAAAGTGAGAGAAAATATTGGTTTTCTTTCTGGTGATACAGGACTTTATGATCGGTTAAGCGGAAGGGAGTTTATTACTTATTTCGGTCGTCTTTACAGTATTGCAGACAATATTATCAAACAGCGAATCAGCGAAATGGCTACTTTACTGGATATGAATGAATTTCTGGATAAAAAGATAGAATTTTTATCTTCCGGGATGAAACAAAAGGTATCTATTGTGCGTTCCATTATTCATTATCCTCCGGTAATGATTTTTGACGAGCCAACAGCCGGCTTGGATATTTTAACCTCCAGAAATATTATCTCTTTTATGCGGGATTGTAAAAAGCGTGGGAAATGTGTTTTATTTTCAACACATATTATGAGAGAAGCGGAACGGTTGGCTGATAGAATCGTGATAATTCATAAAGGGAAAATTTTAGCGGACGGCACTCTGGAGAATTTACGCCATATATCTTCTCAAACTGATCTGGATGATATTTTTGTTTATTACATCAATCAATACACCGATGAAACGGAGTTGAGAGCAAATGAATTTTAAACACTCATTGGTAATTTACAGAAAAGAGCTGATGGAAGTTCTGCGTGATAAAAGAACCATTTTTACTACTTTCATCCTTCCTATTATTTTATATCCTTTAATCATTGTCGGTTTTAATTCAATAATGATCCGTCAAACCAAATCACTGGAAGAAAGAGGAGCTACTGTTGCCGTTCAAGATAGCGTAAATAATAATATATCCCGTCAATTGATTCAGGATTTAACGAAGATTAAAAATTATACCATTATACCATACAGCGAAACTACTTCCTGGCTTTATGAAAATAAGGATATTCAGAGTATCGTTACCATTCGTGATTCTCTGGGCAGTGACGGAACGCAATTTTTCAAGGTTTATATTCAATATGACAAATCCAAAGAGCAAAGCAGAATGGTCTTTAACAAGCTTTCCGAACAACTTTCCAAAACGGAAAAGGAATTGCAGAAAGAACTATTACAGAGTTCAGGTATCAGTCCGGATTTTTTGAACCTGATTGATATTAGGGAACGCGATACTTCCAGTGCGCAAAAGAAAATGGGAATGCTCTTGGGTATGTTTTTACCCTATATTGTTATTATGATGTTATTTGCGGGTGCATCTATTGTAGCTGCGGATTTGGTAGCGGGGGAAAAAGAAAGAAGAACATTGGAGACCTTGCTTGTGTCTTCAGTAGGGCGTTTAGAAATTGTTTGTGGTAAATATTTAACGATCATTACCCTGGCAATGTTGAATATGATAGTAAACCTTTTCAGTATCAGTTTTTCCCTAAAATTTATGCTGGCTAATCAAAGCACAGAAATGGCAGGGGTTGCCTTACCCCTTAATGCCATATTGATTTTGCTGATAGCTATGATTCCTTTGGCAACTTTATTTGCCGCTATTCTATTATCCATTTCCACTTTCAGCAGGAATATCAAAGAGGCAAGAAGTTATGAGCAGCCCTTGTTGATAATAGCTATGCTTTTGGGAATGGTAAGTTTCTTTCCGGCAATTGAAATAAACAATCTGATGGCTTTAATCCCTATTGTTAATATTGCTCTGCTGTTTAAAGGTGTTTTGATCAACGAATTTACCATTTCTCAAATACTTTTAACTATTTTCAGCACTGTTGTATTGGATGTTATTGCTATTATTATTACGATAAAGCTGTTTAACACGGAATCAGTTCTCTTTAGGACAGAAGAAGAAAGCGGTGGTTTGAAAGTTCTTAAGAGAAAGCCCAAAACCTTTTTCAATCCCTACAATGGAATTCTCTATTTTTCTATTGCTCTAATTGTGTTATATTATCTTGGCAGTTACTGGCAGGCAAAAGACCTTTTCAGCGGGCTGATTCAAACAGAAATTATTATCATTGCATTACCGGTTTTGTTAATTTTAAGGTTATTACGCCTAAAGCCCAAAGAGGTTTTACGATTAAAAAACCCGAATTGGAATAGCTTTCTCTTAATTCCTTTTATAGCCGTTTCTGCCCAAATAATTGTGTCTATAATTTCGCAGTTGATCAATATTGTTTTTCCCTTTCCGGAAAAATATCTGGAAGCACTTTCCCAATTATATAAAATGAATGAAACCCCTTGGAAGGTTTTTATGGCAATAGCTTTATTGCCTGGAATCTGTGAAGAACTGCTATTTCGGGGATTTATAATCCGCTTTTTTGAAAAGTATTCAGTGCGCTGGGCTGTTGTAATCAGCGCAATTCTTTTTGCTGCCTATCATCTTGATCCTTTTCGTTTTGTGCCTGTTTTGCTTTTGGGATTGTTATTAGGTTATTTGGCTATCCGTTCCTGCTCAATTTATGCCAGTATGTTTTCGCATATTATCATTAACGGAATAGCTTTTGTTCTAGTAACTTACAGCAATACCGGATGGGTAAAATTTATAGCCAAAGATGGAGAAAATCTAAATTATTGGCTAATTGTTCCGGCTTTGATTATATTTTGTATATCTCTTTATGCATTTCATAAAGTTACTGCCAAAGGAGAAGAAAAATGTGTGGAATAGTTGGTTACATAGGTCATCGTAATGCACTGCCTATTGTTGTTGAAGCACTAAAAAGATTAGAGTATAGAGGATATGATAGTTCCGGTTGTGCTCTTATTCACGATGGCGAATTACAGGTTTATAAACGAGCAGGCAAAATTATTGAACTGGAACGCTGTTTGCCAGAACCCAATAAATGCACCGGCAATATAGCCATTGCGCATACCAGATGGGCAACGCATGGAGAACCAAATGAAGTGAATGCTCATCCACATTTGGATTGTAAAGGTGAAATTGCTATTGTCCATAATGGTATTATTGAGAATTATAAACTCTTGAGAGATAAATTAATAGAACTGGGTCATACTTTTGTAAGCGAAACTGATACTGAAGTAATTGTCCATCTTATTGAACAGTTTCTTTTAAGTGAAACAACTTTGGAAGATGCTGTTCGCTCTGCTATGACAAAAGTTGAAGGCACTTACGGGCTGGTAGTTATGTCTTTAAAAGAGCCGGATAAGCTGATTGCCGTGCGCAAAGGTAGTCCTCTTATCATTGGCATTGGTGAAAATGAACATTTTATAACCAGCGATGTGAATGCTATAATTATTCATACAAAGCGAGTTATTTACTTACAGGATGATGAATTATGCGTTGTTAAAGCTGACGGTTTTGAAATTACGACCTTGGATAAACGCAGTGTAAAACCCGAAATTTCAGTGGTGGACTGGGATATTTCCGCTATTGAAAAAGGTGATTTTAAGCACTTTATGCTGAAAGAAATTTTTGAACAACCGCTAACTATTGAAAATGCTTTTCGCGGCAGAATAAATCAACATTTGGGAACAGCACGTTTAGGGGGCTTGGGAATTCCCAATTTTGAATTGAGAAAAATAAAACAAATTCATTTAGTTGCTTGTGGGACTTCATTTCACGCTGCTTTAATAGGTAAATATATTATTGAAGATATAGCTCGCATACCTGTTTTTGCAGAATATGCCTCAGAATATCGCTATCGGAATCCTATCATTCCGGAAGACACTTTGGTCTTTGTAATCAGCCAGTCAGGAGAAACAGCAGATACCCTTGGAGCTTTAAGAGAAGCCAAAGCAAAGGGTGCCAGGGTGTTAGCCATAACCAATGTAGTCGGTAGTACTATAGCCAGAGAAAGCGATGGCGGAACTTATATCCATGCAGGAAGTGAAATTGGAGTAGCCAGTACCAAAGCA
Protein-coding regions in this window:
- a CDS encoding ABC transporter permease subunit/CPBP intramembrane protease codes for the protein MNFKHSLVIYRKELMEVLRDKRTIFTTFILPIILYPLIIVGFNSIMIRQTKSLEERGATVAVQDSVNNNISRQLIQDLTKIKNYTIIPYSETTSWLYENKDIQSIVTIRDSLGSDGTQFFKVYIQYDKSKEQSRMVFNKLSEQLSKTEKELQKELLQSSGISPDFLNLIDIRERDTSSAQKKMGMLLGMFLPYIVIMMLFAGASIVAADLVAGEKERRTLETLLVSSVGRLEIVCGKYLTIITLAMLNMIVNLFSISFSLKFMLANQSTEMAGVALPLNAILILLIAMIPLATLFAAILLSISTFSRNIKEARSYEQPLLIIAMLLGMVSFFPAIEINNLMALIPIVNIALLFKGVLINEFTISQILLTIFSTVVLDVIAIIITIKLFNTESVLFRTEEESGGLKVLKRKPKTFFNPYNGILYFSIALIVLYYLGSYWQAKDLFSGLIQTEIIIIALPVLLILRLLRLKPKEVLRLKNPNWNSFLLIPFIAVSAQIIVSIISQLINIVFPFPEKYLEALSQLYKMNETPWKVFMAIALLPGICEELLFRGFIIRFFEKYSVRWAVVISAILFAAYHLDPFRFVPVLLLGLLLGYLAIRSCSIYASMFSHIIINGIAFVLVTYSNTGWVKFIAKDGENLNYWLIVPALIIFCISLYAFHKVTAKGEEKCVE
- the glmS gene encoding glutamine--fructose-6-phosphate transaminase (isomerizing), which gives rise to MCGIVGYIGHRNALPIVVEALKRLEYRGYDSSGCALIHDGELQVYKRAGKIIELERCLPEPNKCTGNIAIAHTRWATHGEPNEVNAHPHLDCKGEIAIVHNGIIENYKLLRDKLIELGHTFVSETDTEVIVHLIEQFLLSETTLEDAVRSAMTKVEGTYGLVVMSLKEPDKLIAVRKGSPLIIGIGENEHFITSDVNAIIIHTKRVIYLQDDELCVVKADGFEITTLDKRSVKPEISVVDWDISAIEKGDFKHFMLKEIFEQPLTIENAFRGRINQHLGTARLGGLGIPNFELRKIKQIHLVACGTSFHAALIGKYIIEDIARIPVFAEYASEYRYRNPIIPEDTLVFVISQSGETADTLGALREAKAKGARVLAITNVVGSTIARESDGGTYIHAGSEIGVASTKAFTSQVTIMTLLAILLGRMNYLSTVKGMEYISELEKIPSKVEKILALNEYIRNIAATIKDCKNALYLGRGINYPVAMEGALKLKEISYIHSEGYPAAEMKHGPIALIDKNMPVIAIATKDPLYDKIYSNLQEVRARKARLITIATEGDTELSKISENVIYIPDTLTNLQPLLTVIPLQLLAYNVADLKGLNVDQPRNLAKSVTVE